One Salvia splendens isolate huo1 chromosome 1, SspV2, whole genome shotgun sequence genomic window, CCTGTAACTCTATTTTCATTCTCtgcatttcaatttttttcatattcTTCCTCTCATTTATTCGAACTACTTATATAAGAACAGTGACAACTGACAAACTCTCTTTCCCGTGGGGTCGACGGTGACTTCAAAGGGCAGAACTAATGGAGTTACGTTGGCCAGCGGTGGGGTCGGTCGACCCCGctcgaccccacctggatccgccagtGGAAGATATATCGTCTTTTGCAAAATACAGAATTGACTTAATTATTACGAAACATTTgtgaattaaaaaattattcaattaaCAAGGAGTGGATCGAGGAAGTATTTGATTATGTTTAATAATGGACcctataaattataaataaattataaataagatGATAGTATACGAAAAAAAGTGAGAATTTAAAAACATGAAAAAGTAATGTGGTGTGAAAGAGTTTAAAAAAGTAATGCAAAACTAAATCAGAACAAATATATAACAGTGCCTTATTCATATCTGGAAGCATTCCATAACTTAAATATAATGTTAATCTCATCCATATTCACAATCTTGTTTGGCCGTGGTATGGGTTTTCTGTCTAAGGTGGTCCCCACTATCACCACCAAGAGTGAttgatatgaaaaaataattattcatatgtTCCCTCTAGACTGTCACCTGAAAATAAAGATATGGACACCATATATTTGATGAAAAAATTATACTGTAAAAAATATGTTATCGACTTTATATCATAAATATTATGTGTCCATATTTAACCTCGATATGGACACCATATAtcataaatcataaataattattaattagagTGAACTATAAATTTGTATCTGGTAAATGCAATATGTTTATTTATGTTACTTTATAAATAAGTTGCATTAATTATAGGtctggagtaatatttttactTATAATTAAGActatttcttttcattttaccTTTTTCAGCCTTGAGGAaaaatttgatcatttctatatactatatttttatctctctctcttttcttattCCTCTTTCTTAATTGTCTCTTAATTTATAATCGTATTTTTATGCTTAAAAAAATCAACTTATATTTTTGTAGTttattaacaatattttatgtttaagtAATCCTTTCGTCCCTTGTTAAGTTATCTGTATTTCTTTTTGTCACTCCCCCTTCCTTAGCCGGCAcgagaatttatgcaactttattttgtatgtgaaatggagagagtaaagtttAAGAGACGAGGaataaagtggagagaaaggtGTTTTCATTTACTAATGAGTCATCTTAGTTAGGATAAACCAAAAATGAAAGTGAGTTCGTAATTAGTGGGACTGAGAGACTACAAGATAAGTGAATTGTTCCTTTCTTATGACAAAAATCAAcatttttaatctattttttttctctactaCTAAAAAGAGATGTCATAATTAACAAGGAATGGATGAATTAGGCAGTTCTCGTTTTCCCACTAAATGAAGAGAATGAATTTGTGTGTGCGAGTTGACCGAGCGATAGAGAGGTTGCTAAAGGTCTCAGATTCGAATCCTCCATGGTGTGGCctctatattaatttatatatttatttcctcatccaaaaagaaaagaatgaatTAAATTGTGAAAAGGGGGGCCAATAAGGTTAGCATATTTGATGAGCAACAAGGGAAAACGAGTGGGAAAAAGTGTTTACCCAAGAAAACCCAGTGTCGCACGAGACAAATTGAGTCTTCAGTTAGGTTTTCTAGTACAGTAGAAATGGAATAAAAGGAACAGTAAAATAAATTGTTTGGGGTAAAAAGGGCCCAAAAATgatgaagaaattaaagaattgTGGCACACCCATTTCCTCGCAACACGAAAATCCAAGAACTACATGTTCATGTGTATTTATGAAGACAAGGAATTTTCAGACACCCCCTACTTTATTACTAATAAATACATACCCCCACTGCCCACACACCCACACCGACACACACACAGTGAAtgaattagagagagagaaaataaaaaaaaaaaagaaatggggAGAGGGAGAGTTGAGTTGAAGAGAATAGAGAACAAGATCAACAGACAGGTTACCTTTTCCAAGAGGAGAAATGGGCTTCTCAAGAAAGCTTATGAGCTCTCTGTTCTCTGCGATGCCGAGGTCgccctcatcatcttctctAGCAGAGGAAAACTCTATGAGTTTGGTAGTACTAGGTAATCTCAACTAACtaaactaactaactaactaactattTTTTACATGGCCACACAATCAACTGTTCATGTGTATGTGTTTACACATGTGTTAATGTTGTTCTGATTTGGGGCTCTCTTCACCTCACACCGCCTAATAAACCATGCAAGATTTGATCTTTACTTGTTTTGATACGACAACAACAATAGCTACAaactatgtgtgtgtgtgtgtgcgcgcatGTTCTTGAGtcttcaaaataaaatcaagaaaaaaaagtgGTCTTTTTCTGTTAGCTTTTGCAGAGGTTTAAATTTGAATTGTTAATTTGGAATTGTACTTCATTATCCACGGGTTTTTCTCTTTTTTGGGATTTGGGTTTCTGGGATTCTTTTACCATCACTTCCAagattgaaatttttttattttatgcctTTTAAATTGTTGAAAATGGAGATGGGAGTTTTGCAATCGACACGTTTCATGCTGTTCTGGgaggtttttctttttccaacCTCTCTTAGACCTCTGTGCAAGATCTAGGGTTTCTCTCTCCTCTTCTATCTCTTTACCTATGTTTCTTTAATGCTTCACCAATATTTTAATAGTGGGACAAGTTTCAGATTTTGTCTTGTTTACTTTACATTCTTAGATCTTTCGGTTTAATCGTTGAATTCAGCCTTTTTGTGGCTCTTGTGTTGTACGTACACcaattctagagagagagaatgtATTTATGTGAATTATTGCACATTTTGAAGGGAAACACAAGGCTCAGTGAGGCTTATGTGTTTCTGGGCAATTGGAGCATTTCTTGATGAAAGTTTTACAAACTGCAGGTCagatttttcttcttctttttttgagGTTTTTGGGTAGTCTGAATCTCAGGCTTTCTCAGGCTTTCGGCCTTAATCTGCAAACCCGGTCGAGCAGGATTAGTCGAATTCCGCTAAAGGCGGGTTTGGTACACCTATGgtcaaacccaaaaaaaaaagagaaaactgTGCAACCTATTTGGTGAAACTGAAaccctttttattttcttttgtgagtgtgaagatcttgagttttttttgtagtgattaTTTTTGTTTGTCACAAGTTTTTCTCTGATCCCATCCCTAAATTGAACTATGTCAGTTGtgctgttttttatttttattttttagtatgagtattttttttattttgggtatTTGCTGCACTTCCTCTTCCAAATTCTGTTTTCTGTGTTTGGAAATACAACCTAATTATATTCGAttccctctcctctctctttctATCTCACTCTTCTGTTTTATGTCTAAGTAATTATTTGCGCTTCATCCAAGAACTGTTACCAATCTTTAAATTGTTTGATGTTGAAGAATGAAGACAATCATGGCTTATacatatttattctttttctttttaattaaatacctAAAAAGATGGCGTGATATTAGCCTTTATTTCTATAATTCTCACAAAAATTGACTTGTAGAAATAAATTTCACCTCGAATCATAACTGAGACACCCGTTTTTAGTAACCTAAGAGTAGAGTTTGACTTTGTGCTACAAATGGTCTGAAAAAATTTTAATCTTGTACAAtctgagaagaaaaaaaagagttttttttttctttttttagtagcATTAATTTGAGGGATCAAGGTtggaaatcaattaattaagttgATGGAATTTGAATTGTTGATTGATTCACGTAGAATTAAAGTTGTGGTGCTTTTGCAGCATGGCAAGGACCCTTGAACGTTACCATCGTTGCTGCTTTAATACTCAAGACAATCCTACTGAAACAGAAACACaggtttaattaattaattaattaattaaatgagctGATTAAATCAATTTCGTCATAAGAAAGTCTGATTAGTGGTTTCTTTTTTGTTGATTACACCTACAGAGCTGGTACCATGAGGTCTCAAAATTGAAGGCCAAGTATGAATCCCTTCAACGGACACAAAGGTTATTTCTCACTTttccaaaacacacacacacatgtgtgtgtgtgagtgtgtttCTTGATCATTGattgtttattaattttggtaTTAGAGACTTTGATGAGAAAGCAAATTACATTACGTTATTCATCTTGGTACTTATATATGCTTGGAATAGccatatagtactatatttatatatgatgTGCTAATtttattgtgtgtgtgtgtgtgtgttgacaAACATGTACTATTATGATATTTTATGGGTAGGCACTTGCTTGGAGAAGATCTTGGACCTCTGAGTATTAAGGAGTTACAAAATCTTGAAAAACAGCTTGAAGGTGCTCTTGCGCAGGCCAGGCAAAGGAAGGTAGGATTcatatattataattttcttATACTATTGATATAATTGGACAGTGGTGATATATTAACCAATTTATCCAACTTCAAATTTCAAAGTAAATTTTTGGTATTGCCACATCCATAAGATGATGAATTGCTTGTTTGATcgggaaaataaaatatatgtagGGATTTTTTCATGTCATGCATTATTACGtcagtaatttaattttttttcttaagaaCTTGCTTAAATAACATATATACGTGATGGTTTATTTAGCACTATGCATAGGGTGTGAAAATGTTTAACATTTTTGGCATGGGCggataataatattaaaaattgaaattgtcTGCAGACGCAGATTTTGATGGAACAAATGGAAGAGCTTCGCAGAAAGGTAAGTTTTGGATTAAccaaataattatatttcacaataattgCATAATTTAATTTGTACAAATGTAACACAGACATTTCGAAATCTAAACTAAAAAATTCTTTGGCATGCATtagtataaaataaacaaaaaaaattagaacttaaaataaaaaaaatgatgaaggAATTAGGTTTTAATTGTGAAATCAGCTAACAGTAACAATCAAAGTCTTATAATCCATAAAGTAATCCCATTGGCCAAAACACACCTTTTaaatgattttaataaaaatgatcTTGTCAgtatattaaaaagaaaatgaaatgctTAACTACATACCTCAAATATATTGTTTTGAAAGACCAacttatttattgaataatcACATTCTTGAAGGAACGTGAACTAGGAGACATGAACAAGCAGCTCAAGATCAAGATTTCCCTAGAAATGCCggtaatataattatttaatttaccatacatatatatgtacataCAAATACAGACTTTAAATTCAGTTCTTAACCCACATTTTTGTATAGTAGACATATATATAACTGGTGTGATTTTATTGGTCAAATAACAGATTTGCTAATGTTTGAGATCAAATGTTATAAAATCGAATCCACCGTCTAAATTTGtgcagcaaaaaaaaaagatttatatAACTATTTGGAAATAAATGAGGTTGGGAATTTAGCAGGTGGAGATGGAGGGACAAGGCCTGAGAGACCTTCCATGTCCATGGAATCTGACCTCATCTGAAGGAAGTAGCTTTCCACTCCAAATACAAGCTTCCACTCACATGGCAATGGAGCCTGAGCCTTTTCTACAAATAGGGTATATCAACATCTATATATAAATCATTCCAACCCcacttaatttttataaaattgaaaaatgaaataaatatttttgtgacaGGTATCATCACTATAATCTTGGAGAAGGACCATCTGTTCCTAGAAGGATGGCTGTTGACAATAACATGCTCCAAGGATGGACACTTTGATATTGTTCTCCATCCATCTTTTATAAATACTCCACTTATATGTTTTGTCTTAGTTTCAATATCGCTTGTCTTATTTTGGAATATGCCTCAAAACTTTTATATGAAGGTGCACTTTGATTTTTGTGATCAACAAACTTGTAAATTAAGTTCAGATAGGTAAAAACTTATACTGTCACATAAAATGAACTCTGATGCAAATGTCAGGtacttgttttttttgttgtgaaATCTGCAAAAATAGTATTGTTGAAATTGTGTGGAGATTCAAGTATTGATGAATTTAATTACTCTTCCTCGGTCGACAGAGTCTGTGAACACagatttttaagaaatgtgaattgaaaaaattagtgcaTAACTCTCATTGACGAGAGGTCTTCGATTTCAAATTTCACTAGCATATTGATTATTGGTGTAATATATTTCCACATTACAGGGGGTATAGGATCAcactattataaaattattttgtagtGCATAACTAAGTACGTAGTAACTAATACTCCAAAATCATTTTCAGACAGAATCTAAGATCCCATAATGCTCAAATTTCCTTCCATGATTTGCCGATCCAAATCCTATAGCAGAGACAAGGGAGTCTTGCTAGAGTCTTGGATGAGTATTCATACTATTCATGGAAAGCATAGTTTCTTGTTCTGCTTTTCCTTCTATGATACATTTCACAACAATTCTTGTCAGATTACTTGTTTCTCTCATTTGCAGCAATAATCTCAAATCAACAGTTGCCACCGTTCGGTCAGGGGTAGAGAATAGAGATCATGCTGAAGCCAGCCTGACAAGGTTCTCGTTCTATCGGGCTGCAGGGACAGAGCTTCAAAGTCATGGTGAAGGCGAAGCCTATGCCTGACAAGGTTCTCGTTCTATCGGGCTCACTCACATGCATAACAGTGAGGAGTCCTATCGCCCGACAAGTAGAATTCTTTTATAGAGCGCCTGTAAATGTTGACATTTGAATAAAATGGACTCTGCATTTCTGGTCAGATACAAAAATTCCCTTCATtgaataataaaactaatatttttaaaaaattaaaaaaaataaatcttcCCTTATTGGCCTTGAGGAAAAAGAATATCTGCAAGATTTAAATTAACTACACATGCTAATGATACCCATGTTGGAGTTGAAATGAGACAAAGTCGGGGGCTGCAATGCTGACTGTTTCCCGGCAATCAAGCCTTCTGTTTCCCTTTTTTAACGCTTTCAAGTTCCAATTCAGCTCCTTTGAGCTGTTCTTTTAAGATCGATACTCTCTGCTCCACCTCCTCTACCGTCCCGCGTTGAATAGATGCTTCATATTGGGTCAAAAAATGTTGTGAAAATGCTTGCAAGGCTTGAACTCCGCAAACCTGTTCAATATCAGGCAGAGTGACAGGTAGTTAGACTATATCATAAAGCTCGGAAATCAAGCAATGACAGAGTCGATGTTATGAAACTCTACATGGCAAGTGCAAATGTGTGATACAGGAAATGACTATATACCTCCTGGGGCAGCAAGGGTAGCTTAGTTATGTTGAAGTCGTCATACAATACATAGAACTGATCCAGATACTTCCGTTGCATCTGCATTCTAGCTTTGAGCAATTTCGATTCAACAACTGAAGTTTAAGATGCAACAAAGatcaaaataaatcaatttgATATATAAGAAAAACACCACAGCACTGAAAATGAAATGTTCACCTTCTTCGTCAAATATTACTTGGTTAATAACGATATTATGAGTGTCTATCTCAAATTTTGTAAGTTCTTGAACTAGTCGCTCAGTTTCATACAGAGACAGGAACTCCGGAATGCAAACACAGATGAAAGTAGTCAAATCCTGCCAGACATAATCAGGAAAGAGAGGTTCTATTATTAATATGTAAAATATCATAATCATCACCCAAGAGCACCAAAAATCGTGTTAATCAAAATGAACAATACAAGGAAATGCTTTTGAAAATAACAAAACCAAACGAAGGAATTTTCTCATTCATAACACGGAAAAATAAACCTCAGGTATAAACAGCACAAGAGAAGTATTTTGAGGTCTTACGGGATCCTTAAATTGCCTGTTTACTTGTTCGATCACATCTTTCATACTTTCAAGCTTCCCCAAGATGTCATCCTCACCAAAATCATCACCAACACCAAACATGCGAGTCATCTGCATGAAAAAGTTGGACATTAACATGAAGAATATTCTTAGGCAAAATATTGGAGCCATTCAGTtcagagaaaagaaaaaactgATCGTTAGAACTAAAAAATGACAGAAAGCCGAACAAATGTCTAGAGATAATCGACATCCTAGCACATGATCAAACTGACATGTAAACAAGGCCTAATGAGAATACAGTAATTATAAATCCTGTAGGAATGGCAAGAGTCCAATATGGATCTTCAGATCTTACAAACACTCTCACAAGTCTCACTGACTGCATTGTATAAAAAATCTATGTCTTAAAATTCCATTGCACACAGCTCATCCCCACAATACTTTGATTTTATGCACTATCTAGATGCCTTTTATTGAGAGGCATTCACTAAATGTTTACTCTACGTCTCAGATTCACGGTAGGACCttcaaaaatattactactattactaaTGGGAAAAAAATTACTTCAAAAGTCAGCATCCTTGTACCTGGGTGAACAATCCACCAAATTTATTCCTCAAACTCATTAGCTTTGAAAGACCTTTCTCTAATGTCGAGGGAAATTGTAACAACCGAAGAGTATGACCAGTTGGAGCTGTATCAAATACTATAACAGAATAATCCATAGTCTGCACTAGCCTGCAATACAAATTCAAGAACAATTCAGATTTAAGAATGATtgaacaaatatatataaatcatgaataaaagaaataaagcaTAAATTTGCATTTTAGAAGTAATGATAACAGCAGCCATAAAATGGAAAAGGTAAATGTGTCTTTTATTTGTGAAcatcccaaaatggcaaaacatGTTAGATTTTCATGGgcgtggacagagggagtagatAAGAACATTTTTGATTGAATTAATTTGCAGAAGATCAACAGATACAAAAATCTGTTTACGCCAAAAGCAAAACAAACTTTTGACTTGCATTAAGTTTTAGCACAATAATGGTAGCAGACTTACTTGAGCATTTCTCCGAAACTCATAGCCTCATCGATTCCAGGGATCGAATTTGTCAAGTCTGACATAAACCCATCGGCCCCATCTGAACTAAGGTTTTCCTCATTCTCCACATTAGGATCAACTTCCTAGAAGAAAAGGTCTATATCACTAAACAAACAACATCATATACACTTAGCCATACCAACACATACATCAAGGTTTACACTAAACTCTGCATATGCTCTGCACAATTGCTCGATTTAAACACATCAACCCAGTTTGATTATTTCGTCAGATCAACACTGCATGATTAAAACAACAATCTCTAAGAAATTTCAATAACATGAAAGATACTCTTTATTCATCAATCAAAACGGGCCCTACTTATAGTTTAGAGTTAGACTCTCCACTTGAAGAAAAAGATCACAAATGTACTAAAAGACTCCATCTTTTTATATGCATGCAACGGCAGGTCGGTCAAAATTCAAAATCCCTAAACACAGAAATTGAGGCGTGAATTTCCTGACCATTGCGTACAAGTTTGTGAAGCCGCTAACGAGGGTGGGGGTCTTGGTGAACCTCTGCTGGAACGCATCGCTGAGGTTGTGGGCGGGGTCGGTGGAGATTATGAGCACAGAGGGTCTAACTTTGGCGAGCAGAATTGACATGATGGAGCTGCACGTAGTCTTCCCCACTCCGCCTTTGCCGCCGACGAATACCCACTTGAGCGATTCTTGCTCCAGAATGTTCTTCACCGTGCCCACCGGCATGTCGTCGCTCGAACCCATCAATCAATTTTGATTGATTCTGCGATCCAAATACCTTGTTTTTCTTTCGTTGGTGTTCCGTGGGGAATTTATACAAACATTAGAGTGTCGTCTTCAGCGAACATGAAAGAGATCTTCAGGCCTTGGTTGTTTTGGTGGAGAATCGTTGCGATCACATCGATCAAACAATGTTTTCAGTTTTTACGCTAAAttgttcatttaatttgatGCTAagctattactactattatctttctttaaaaaattaaaacttttgaTGCTAAACATAGTAAACAATGATCCCGTGCTTATTATTTCTAATTTAGTTTCCATCAAAAATTAGTTTATGGAGTAGTACTTTATATTGATAATCTCATTCTCTacaattagtagtagtatttaataatgGATATTGATACCTAATATCATTGAACTTttaaaaagttgggtttttcccatgaactttaCCACGGGTTTGTTATTTCTCGCCAGTTAAAAAATTCTggctatattaatagattgaagaacaaatttggagggtgtacttcaagaaaaactattctcgattgaaaatcttgaaactcacgaagttgttgtcgagaaattacgaaaaaaatatgtatcatgatattatttaccagaatttttttattggtgggaaataacaaactcggggtaaagttcgtgatattatttgtcaatttcaaagttcgtagaaaaaactcaactttttaaaagtttcatgatattaggtgtcaatatcTCATTTACTAATGATATAGTATCTACTTTGACTAAGCACCATCACAGAACTTTAAAAAGGAAAGGTCATGAGTTCaattttccttttaagtacAGTTTTTATATCCCGCAAATAGTATAATAAGAGACGTTTAGTTTGAAACATTATATCTTATGATTGAATATGTATTATGTTTTGTTAATAAGATTAAATTTCACAACTTAATTCTAGATAaataatcatataataatatGTTATAGTCATCTCCCTTCTATTAAAATAATCTCAAATGGATAATCACAGATAAATGTGTCATAGCAACCGAACGACAACTAATTATACATTTTCACCCACCTTGTATgctcatactccctccgtcccgcactactcgcacatttccttttgggcacggagattaaggattGAGtaatagacaaagtcaacaattacggctgtaggtataaattattattaaaaatggaaagagtgcaaataacttgggacgcccataaagaaaataagtgcaagtagtgcgggacggagggagtataatattttcGCTAATTTAAGTATACATTTTCACACACCTTGTATGCTCATATAATATTTTCGCTAGCTTACGTATGATGTATCAAGTATGATATGGTATATTTATAATCTCATGTGCTAATATAATGGTTCTAACGATTTATGATATAAAGATGGCGAGTGATTCTGCATGTGCGTAGAATAGCATCTGCgtccaaaaaataattttggtaATAAACCATACAAGTTTTaatattgataaagtaagagagatggaaagaagaaataattaaagtatagttAGTAAAAAATGAGATTTATCTCATCAAACTATCAAAGAGAGAAACTTATCATAAATAGACACATAATGATTTTGATGGATGAATAAGAAAAAACATAACTATTTTTATTGAACGAAAGTGgtacttaaatttttttaaattaatgctCAAGATTACTTGTCTGAATATTGTAACTAAGATTCATAAGTCAAGATTAATCACAGGAAACAATATCTCGTAATTCAATACTCCGTTCTTCCCAAAAATAGTCTATTTTTGctcgtcccacaaaatttatttcaatcattttaaaattttcgctTCTACAGAGTGAAGTACTATGTAACATATTTCCATGAATGAAGGAATCTCAACTTCATTTACACACCAAATTCCCTTCTAAAATGAAACGAATCTGCTGATATTATACAGCAAGATACTTAACATAACATAAATACACAGCCTACAATCCCTTCTATATTCTGCAAATTCCAATTTCTCAGAATCATAAAAGGGAGAAAAAAAAGCTGGTGAAGCAGTAGATGCTATGTTGATCTAGAGATTGCTTCTACAGATTCTGCATTGGGATAGGGAAGCATCGGGCTAGCCTCACGGCGTGGGAGCAGCCACTGCTGCGAATGCTCGGCTGAGATCTCAGATGATTGTGGCGTTG contains:
- the LOC121749783 gene encoding agamous-like MADS-box protein MADS3 isoform X4: MGRGRVELKRIENKINRQVTFSKRRNGLLKKAYELSVLCDAEVALIIFSSRGKLYEFGSTRETQGSVRLMCFWAIGAFLDESFTNCSMARTLERYHRCCFNTQDNPTETETQSWYHEVSKLKAKYESLQRTQRHLLGEDLGPLSIKELQNLEKQLEGALAQARQRKTQILMEQMEELRRKVEMEGQGLRDLPCPWNLTSSEGSSFPLQIQASTHMAMEPEPFLQIGYHHYNLGEGPSVPRRMAVDNNMLQGWTL
- the LOC121749771 gene encoding ATPase GET3A-like, with translation MGSSDDMPVGTVKNILEQESLKWVFVGGKGGVGKTTCSSIMSILLAKVRPSVLIISTDPAHNLSDAFQQRFTKTPTLVSGFTNLYAMEVDPNVENEENLSSDGADGFMSDLTNSIPGIDEAMSFGEMLKLVQTMDYSVIVFDTAPTGHTLRLLQFPSTLEKGLSKLMSLRNKFGGLFTQMTRMFGVGDDFGEDDILGKLESMKDVIEQVNRQFKDPDLTTFICVCIPEFLSLYETERLVQELTKFEIDTHNIVINQVIFDEEVVESKLLKARMQMQRKYLDQFYVLYDDFNITKLPLLPQEVCGVQALQAFSQHFLTQYEASIQRGTVEEVEQRVSILKEQLKGAELELESVKKGKQKA
- the LOC121749783 gene encoding agamous-like MADS-box protein MADS3 isoform X5, translated to MGRGRVELKRIENKINRQVTFSKRRNGLLKKAYELSVLCDAEVALIIFSSRGKLYEFGSTSMARTLERYHRCCFNTQDNPTETETQSWYHEVSKLKAKYESLQRTQRHLLGEDLGPLSIKELQNLEKQLEGALAQARQRKTQILMEQMEELRRKERELGDMNKQLKIKISLEMPQVEMEGQGLRDLPCPWNLTSSEGSSFPLQIQASTHMAMEPEPFLQIGYHHYNLGEGPSVPRRMAVDNNMLQGWTL
- the LOC121749783 gene encoding agamous-like MADS-box protein MADS3 isoform X1, whose amino-acid sequence is MGRGRVELKRIENKINRQVTFSKRRNGLLKKAYELSVLCDAEVALIIFSSRGKLYEFGSTRETQGSVRLMCFWAIGAFLDESFTNCSMARTLERYHRCCFNTQDNPTETETQSWYHEVSKLKAKYESLQRTQRHLLGEDLGPLSIKELQNLEKQLEGALAQARQRKTQILMEQMEELRRKERELGDMNKQLKIKISLEMPQVEMEGQGLRDLPCPWNLTSSEGSSFPLQIQASTHMAMEPEPFLQIGYHHYNLGEGPSVPRRMAVDNNMLQGWTL
- the LOC121749783 gene encoding agamous-like MADS-box protein MADS3 isoform X2 → MGRGRVELKRIENKINRQVTFSKRRNGLLKKAYELSVLCDAEVALIIFSSRGKLYEFGSTRETQGSVRLMCFWAIGAFLDESFTNCSMARTLERYHRCCFNTQDNPTETETQSWYHEVSKLKAKYESLQRTQRHLLGEDLGPLSIKELQNLEKQLEGALAQARQRKTQILMEQMEELRRKERELGDMNKQLKIKISLEMPVEMEGQGLRDLPCPWNLTSSEGSSFPLQIQASTHMAMEPEPFLQIGYHHYNLGEGPSVPRRMAVDNNMLQGWTL
- the LOC121749783 gene encoding agamous-like MADS-box protein MADS3 isoform X3, which codes for MGRGRVELKRIENKINRQVTFSKRRNGLLKKAYELSVLCDAEVALIIFSSRGKLYEFGSTRETQGSVRLMCFWAIGAFLDESFTNCSMARTLERYHRCCFNTQDNPTETETQSWYHEVSKLKAKYESLQRTQRHLLGEDLGPLSIKELQNLEKQLEGALAQARQRKTQILMEQMEELRRKQVEMEGQGLRDLPCPWNLTSSEGSSFPLQIQASTHMAMEPEPFLQIGYHHYNLGEGPSVPRRMAVDNNMLQGWTL